The following is a genomic window from Bordetella petrii.
CCGGCACAGCCGTCAAGTAGGCGGGCATGACTCACGACATCCGCGACGCCTCGCGCCGCAAGCTGAACTTCCTGCAGACGCTCAAGGCGGTGCTGTGGGGCATGTTCGGCGTGCGCCGGGGCGCTGGCTACGAAGAAGACGCCGGCAAGCTCAACCCCGTGCACCTCATCGTGGCGGGCGTGCTGGCCGGAGTCATTTTCGTGACGGTGCTGGTGCTCATCGTGCGCTGGGCCGTGGCCAGCCTGACGTAAGCAGCAAGCATTTCAACAAATCAGTACCAGGGAGAAGACCATGAGTGCAAGCCACTCGGTTCAAGGTAAAGAGGCACCGTACTACTATGTGCCGGCCGACTCGGGCCACCCCGTGCGCACTGCCGTGGCCCTGCTGGCCATGGGCCTGGGCGCGGCCGCCTGGGTCAACGACGTCAGCTGGGGCAAGTGGCTGGTGCTGGTCGGCGTGCTCGGCCTGATCACCGTGCTGTATTTCTGGTTCGGCGATGCCATCCACGAATCCGAAACCGGCCTGAACAGCAAGCGCATCGACCTGTCGTACCGCTGGGGCATGAGCTGGTTCATCTTTTCCGAAGTCATGTTCTTCGCCGGCTTCTTCGGCGCGCTGTGGTACGTACGCACCATCACCACGCCGTGGCTGGGCGATCTCGACCACCAGCTGCTGCTGTGGCCCGACTTCCAGGCCGTGTGGCCCAACTTCGGTCCGGCAGGCGTCGTCGAGCACTTCCAGACTGTCGGCCCGTTCTGGTTGCCCACCATCAACACCGCGCTGCTGCTGTCGTCGGGCGTGACCCTCACCATCGCCCACCATGCGCTGCGCGAGAACCATCGCGGCAAGACTATGTTCTGGCTGGCGGCCACCGTTTTGCTGGGCTTCATCTTCGTGGCCTGCCAGGCCTACGAATACCACCACGCCATCACCGAACTGAACCTGAAGTTCAGCTCGGGCGTGTACGGCTCGCTGTTCTACATGCTGACCGGCTTCCATGGCTTCCACGTCATCATGGGCGCCACCATGCTGACGGTCATCCTGATTCGCCTGGCGCGCGGCCACTTCACCGCCGACCATCACTTCGGCTTCGAAGGCGCCGCCTGGTACTGGCACTTCGTCGACGTTGTGTGGCTGGGCCTGTACCTGTTCGTGTACTGGTTCTGAATAAGTCCCCGCCCCCGAAGCGCTGGCGCGCTTCCCCTCAAGGGGGCGACGCTGCGGACCGGCCAAGCCGGCTCCGCGCGTCCCGGCTTAGGGCAGGCCGGCGCTGATACCGAAAGCGTCTGCGAAGGGCTCGCAAGCTGGCAGATGCGCTCAGCGGCCACGGAACCGGCCGGTCCGGTTCCTATCTAATGCCTGTACTTTCTATCCAGCCCAGGTGATGGGCCAGCAGAACGAACAGGAACAGGGCTACCGATAGCCCGATACGCACGGTCAGGGCATTGACCGTCCGGTTGGTAGAGCCTTTGTCTCTCATCAGGTAGACCAGGGCGGATGCCAGGCTGGCCAGAATGCCGATGAAAGCCAGGCCGACGATTACGCGCATTTTTGGCCTCCGGTTAAAACGGAATTATTGCAGACATGGCTCATTCAGTTCGCCGTACCCTGGCAGCCCTGGTGCTGCTGGGCGTGGCCGTCGCGATCCTGGCTTCGCTGGGCGCGTGGCAGCTGCGGCGCGCTGACGAGCGGCGCGCCCTTCTCGCTGCCATCCAGGCCGGGCGGGCCCAGCCCCCGCTCGCGCTTACGCCCGCCACCGCGCCCGGTGAGCTGAGCGCCTGGCGCCCGGCGCAGGCCCAGGGACAATGGCTGAATCAATACAGCGTACTGCTGGACAATCGCAACCAGGACGGCAGGCCAGGCTATTGGCTGGCCACGCCATTGCTGCTGGAGCCGGCCAGCCGTGGCGCGGTGCTGGTGCTGCGCGGCTGGCTGCCGCGCGCCCTGCCCGGCCAGCCCGCCCCGACGCCGCCCGCGGCGCCGGCCGGGCAGCATAGCGTTATCGGCGAACTCTCGCCACGCGTGCCGCGCCTGTTCGAACTGTGGTCGTTCGGCGGGTCGGCGCAAGGCCAGTTGCCCGCTACACTGCCGGTGCCCGGCGGCGCCCTGCCCCAGGTGCAGAACCTTGAACTGCCGGCCTACGCCCATGCCACCGGACTGGCGCTGCTGCCGGCAGTGCTGATGCAGACGCAGGGCGACGACACCCTGGTGCGCGACTGGCCGCAACCTTCGGTGGACTACAACCAGAACCAGGGCTATGCCCTGCAGTGGTTCTCGTTCGCCGCCATCGCCGCCGCCGCGTGGCTGGCGGTGGCCTGGCGCGGCCTGCGCCGCGGCCGCGGCGCGGTCCGGCCTTGAATTTCACATAACACTCAGGAAACAACTGTGGCTCGCGAAACCTCCACTCCCGCCCCCGCCAAGAAGCGGTCGTTGACGCCGCTGGTGCTGGTATTCCTGTGCACCCTGGCTCCCATCCTGGCCGCCTGGGTGCTGTACAACAACCCGCAGTGGTGGCCCGACGAATCCAGCAACTATGGCACCCTGGTCGATCCGCAGCGCCCCATGCCGGCCGCCAGCGAGCTGCAGCTCACTACCCTCGACGGCCAGCCCTTCGACCTGCAAAGCCTGAAGGGCAAGTGGCTGCTGCTGAGCGTGGGCGAGGCCGCCTGCCCCGAATCGTGCGCGCGCAAGCTGTACATCACGCGCAACTCGCACGCCAGCCAGGGCAAGAATGTCGATCGCCTGGCGCGCGTGTGGTTCATTACGGACGACGCCGAGGTCCCCGCCAAGGTGCTCGAAGCCTACCAGGGCACTGTCATGGTGCGCGCGCGGCCCGAGCAACTGGCGCGCTTCCTGCTGGCGCGCGATACCGTGGCCGGCCAGCCCGGGCTGCTCGATCCCATCTGGGTCATCGACCCGCTGGGCAACCTGATGCTGCAGTTCCCCGCCAACGCCGATGGCGTCAAGGTGCGCAAAGACATCAGCAAGCTGGTCTACAACTCGCGCATAGGCTAGGCGCGCATTCATCATGGAACGCATCAAGCAACGCTACCGCAAGCTGGTCTTTTTCACCTGGTTTTTGACGCTCGACCTCATCATGTTCGGCGCCTTCGTGCGCCTGACCGATTCCGGGCTGGGCTGCCCCGACTGGCCGGGTTGTTATGGCAACGTGACGCCGCTGGGCGCCATGACCGACATCCACCAGGCCTCGCAGGCCATGCCTTTCGGGCCGGTGACCCTGTCGAAGGCCTGGATCGAAATGATCCACCGCTATGTGGGCGCCTTGCTGGGCATGCTGATCATCGCCATCGTGTTCATGGCCTGGCGCTACCGCCGCGAATTGGGCCGCTCGCCCGCGCTGGCGATTACCGCGCTGGTGGCCGTGTGCGTGCAGGGCGCGTTCGGCGCCTGGACGGTCACCCACCGGCTGATGCCCGCCGTGGTCACCGCGCACCTGGTGTTCGGCCTGTCGGTGCTGGCGCTGATGACCTGGCTGTCGGCGCGCGAGCGCCCCCACCTGGCGTTGCCGGCCCATGCGGCGCGCTGGCGGCCGTGGCTGGTGGTGGGCATGGCGCTGCTGCTGGTGCAGATCACGCTGGGCGGTTGGGTAAGCACCAACTATGCCGCGCTGGCCTGCCTGGATTTCCCCACCTGCCACGGGCAATGGCTGCCCGACATGGACTTCCACGGCGGTTTTTCCGTGATTCGCGGGCTGGGCGAGCTGCCCTCCGGCGAAATGATCTCGCAGAACGCCCTGACGGCCATCCACTGGGTGCATCGCAATTTTGCGTTCATTGTGCTGGCCTACCTGGGCGTGCTGGCCTCGCGCCTGCGCGCCGAGCCCGGGCTGCGCGGGCCGGCTACCCTGGCGCTGGCTCTACTGGCCGCGCAGTTGTTCACCGGCCTGACCACCATTTTCTTCCAGTGGCCGCTGCTGATCGCCGTGCTGCACAACGGCGGCGCGGCCGGCCTGACGCTCGCCTGCGTCGTCATGTTGGTGCGCCTGTCCACCGCCGGGCGCGCGCCGGCGTCGGCCACCTGATCGCCAGCGCGTTTAAAATAGCCTTATGACCAGCCTTGCCGCCCCCCAAACCGGACTACTGCGCCAGTACCTCGTGCTGACCAAGCCGCGCGTCACGCAGCTAGCCGTTTTCTGCGCCATCATCGGCATGTTCCTGGCCGTGCCGGGCCTGCCCGACCCGGGCCGGGTGGTGTTCGGCACGCTGGGCATCTGGCTGCTGGCGGCCGCCGCGTTCGCCATCAATTGCCTCATCGAACAGGAAATCGACGCGCGCATGCTGCGCACGGCGCGCCGCGCCACCGCGCGCGGCACCATTTCCGCCGCCCAGGTCATTTCGCTGTCGGGCCTGCTGGGCGGGGCGGGCATGCTGGTGCTGTATCACCTGGTCAACCCCCTGACCATGTGGCTGACCTTCGCCACGTTCGTGGGCTACGCCATCATCTATACCGTCATTCTCAAGCCGCGCACGCCACAGAACATCGTCATCGGCGGTCTGTCGGGCGCCATGCCGCCGGCCCTGGGCTGGGCCGCCGTGGCCGACGCCGTGCCGGCCGAGGCCTGGGTGCTGGTGCTCATCATCTTCATCTGGACCCCGCCGCACTTCTGGGCGCTGGCGCTATACCGCAACCACGACTACGCCAAGGCCGGCCTGCCCATGCTTCCGGTCACGCACGGCCAGCGCTTCACCCGCCTGCACATTCTGCTCTACAGCCTGGCGCTGGTGGCCACCACCACGCTGCCATACATCATCCGCATGAGCGGGCTGCTGTACCTGGCAAGCGCGCTGGCGCTGGGCGGCATGTTCGTGGCCTATGCCTGGCGCCTGTATCGCGAGTACAGCGATGCGCTGGCCCGCCGCCTGTTCCGCTTTTCCATCCTGTACCTGGCGCTGCTGTTCGCGGCCCTGCTGATGGACCACTGGGCCGGCCTGCTGGCCTGATCTCGGAGACCCTGCTTCATGTCCGCGTTTTCCTTCTCCCGCCGCGCGCTGCTGCGCGGCGCGGCGG
Proteins encoded in this region:
- a CDS encoding COX15/CtaA family protein; translated protein: MERIKQRYRKLVFFTWFLTLDLIMFGAFVRLTDSGLGCPDWPGCYGNVTPLGAMTDIHQASQAMPFGPVTLSKAWIEMIHRYVGALLGMLIIAIVFMAWRYRRELGRSPALAITALVAVCVQGAFGAWTVTHRLMPAVVTAHLVFGLSVLALMTWLSARERPHLALPAHAARWRPWLVVGMALLLVQITLGGWVSTNYAALACLDFPTCHGQWLPDMDFHGGFSVIRGLGELPSGEMISQNALTAIHWVHRNFAFIVLAYLGVLASRLRAEPGLRGPATLALALLAAQLFTGLTTIFFQWPLLIAVLHNGGAAGLTLACVVMLVRLSTAGRAPASAT
- the cyoE gene encoding heme o synthase, with protein sequence MTSLAAPQTGLLRQYLVLTKPRVTQLAVFCAIIGMFLAVPGLPDPGRVVFGTLGIWLLAAAAFAINCLIEQEIDARMLRTARRATARGTISAAQVISLSGLLGGAGMLVLYHLVNPLTMWLTFATFVGYAIIYTVILKPRTPQNIVIGGLSGAMPPALGWAAVADAVPAEAWVLVLIIFIWTPPHFWALALYRNHDYAKAGLPMLPVTHGQRFTRLHILLYSLALVATTTLPYIIRMSGLLYLASALALGGMFVAYAWRLYREYSDALARRLFRFSILYLALLFAALLMDHWAGLLA
- a CDS encoding DUF2970 domain-containing protein, whose translation is MTHDIRDASRRKLNFLQTLKAVLWGMFGVRRGAGYEEDAGKLNPVHLIVAGVLAGVIFVTVLVLIVRWAVASLT
- a CDS encoding cytochrome c oxidase subunit 3, which gives rise to MSASHSVQGKEAPYYYVPADSGHPVRTAVALLAMGLGAAAWVNDVSWGKWLVLVGVLGLITVLYFWFGDAIHESETGLNSKRIDLSYRWGMSWFIFSEVMFFAGFFGALWYVRTITTPWLGDLDHQLLLWPDFQAVWPNFGPAGVVEHFQTVGPFWLPTINTALLLSSGVTLTIAHHALRENHRGKTMFWLAATVLLGFIFVACQAYEYHHAITELNLKFSSGVYGSLFYMLTGFHGFHVIMGATMLTVILIRLARGHFTADHHFGFEGAAWYWHFVDVVWLGLYLFVYWF
- a CDS encoding twin transmembrane helix small protein; translation: MRVIVGLAFIGILASLASALVYLMRDKGSTNRTVNALTVRIGLSVALFLFVLLAHHLGWIESTGIR
- a CDS encoding SCO family protein, encoding MARETSTPAPAKKRSLTPLVLVFLCTLAPILAAWVLYNNPQWWPDESSNYGTLVDPQRPMPAASELQLTTLDGQPFDLQSLKGKWLLLSVGEAACPESCARKLYITRNSHASQGKNVDRLARVWFITDDAEVPAKVLEAYQGTVMVRARPEQLARFLLARDTVAGQPGLLDPIWVIDPLGNLMLQFPANADGVKVRKDISKLVYNSRIG
- a CDS encoding SURF1 family protein; translation: MAHSVRRTLAALVLLGVAVAILASLGAWQLRRADERRALLAAIQAGRAQPPLALTPATAPGELSAWRPAQAQGQWLNQYSVLLDNRNQDGRPGYWLATPLLLEPASRGAVLVLRGWLPRALPGQPAPTPPAAPAGQHSVIGELSPRVPRLFELWSFGGSAQGQLPATLPVPGGALPQVQNLELPAYAHATGLALLPAVLMQTQGDDTLVRDWPQPSVDYNQNQGYALQWFSFAAIAAAAWLAVAWRGLRRGRGAVRP